One stretch of Methyloversatilis sp. RAC08 DNA includes these proteins:
- a CDS encoding type II toxin-antitoxin system VapB family antitoxin codes for MRTTVTIDDALYERALEVADPSMDKADLFREAIKTYVRVQSARRLAALGATQPDMPDIPRARADAPQ; via the coding sequence ATGAGAACGACCGTGACGATAGATGACGCCCTGTACGAGCGGGCGCTTGAAGTGGCCGATCCGTCCATGGACAAGGCCGACCTGTTCCGCGAAGCAATCAAGACCTATGTCAGGGTGCAGTCGGCCAGACGGCTCGCCGCGCTGGGCGCAACCCAGCCCGACATGCCGGACATTCCGCGCGCGCGGGCTGACGCCCCCCAGTGA
- a CDS encoding YjfB family protein, translated as MDVSAIASTATALSQARVVDAAGTLVLKKALDIQAASALQLLQALPAPVPARPSGAHLIDTYA; from the coding sequence ATGGACGTATCCGCCATTGCCAGTACCGCCACCGCGCTGTCGCAGGCGAGGGTGGTCGATGCCGCCGGCACGCTGGTGCTGAAGAAGGCGCTGGACATTCAGGCTGCCAGTGCGCTGCAACTGCTGCAGGCCCTCCCCGCACCGGTGCCGGCCAGACCGTCCGGCGCTCACCTGATCGACACCTACGCCTGA
- a CDS encoding CmcJ/NvfI family oxidoreductase: MTHDEGVLHPDSAQPAPTVGGLDYLQDSAGAPVNYMYPPPDGEPWENCSYRTHRVVIVDARPAAKDFLLERHGFELRDVPTGLARFDDDECIRARYYPEVEAIACEATGAKRALCFDHQIRRRSRGEQHLTFGRQNAQASAVGRVHNDYSEASGLARLGLVLRDDAARSRVRRYAVVNVWRPLIEPVVDAPLAMCDARSVMAQDLVAAEIRYPGRSGEIYLLKHSPQHRWHYFSDMAMSEVLVFKQYDSQASGVSRFTPHAAFLDPAAPVDAPLRASIEARCLVLFD; encoded by the coding sequence ATGACGCATGACGAAGGTGTTCTTCATCCCGACAGCGCGCAGCCGGCGCCGACTGTCGGCGGACTGGACTACCTGCAGGACAGCGCCGGCGCGCCGGTCAATTACATGTATCCGCCGCCCGACGGCGAACCGTGGGAAAACTGCAGCTACCGCACGCACCGGGTCGTCATCGTCGACGCGCGCCCGGCTGCGAAAGACTTCCTGCTCGAACGTCATGGCTTCGAACTGCGCGATGTCCCGACCGGCCTCGCGCGCTTCGATGACGACGAATGCATCCGCGCGCGCTACTACCCGGAAGTCGAAGCCATCGCCTGCGAGGCCACCGGCGCGAAGCGCGCGCTGTGCTTCGACCATCAGATCCGCCGGCGCAGCCGGGGCGAGCAGCACCTCACCTTCGGCCGGCAGAACGCCCAGGCGTCGGCCGTCGGACGCGTGCACAACGATTACTCGGAAGCGAGCGGTCTGGCGCGCCTCGGCCTCGTGCTGCGCGATGACGCGGCGCGATCGCGCGTCCGTCGCTACGCGGTGGTGAATGTGTGGCGCCCGCTGATCGAGCCGGTCGTCGATGCACCGCTGGCGATGTGCGACGCGCGCTCGGTGATGGCGCAGGATCTGGTGGCGGCGGAAATACGCTATCCGGGGCGCAGCGGTGAAATCTATCTGCTGAAGCATTCGCCGCAGCACCGCTGGCATTACTTTTCCGACATGGCGATGAGCGAGGTGCTGGTGTTCAAGCAATATGACTCGCAGGCGAGCGGCGTGTCACGATTCACCCCGCACGCCGCCTTCCTCGATCCGGCGGCACCTGTCGATGCGCCGCTGCGCGCCAGCATCGAGGCGCGCTGCCTTGTCCTTTTCGACTGA
- a CDS encoding type II toxin-antitoxin system VapC family toxin, translated as MSGILVDASVWVDHFRHGNDSLIQLLDSDLVLIHPLIIGELACGTPPSRAQTLTDLASLQPARQASAAEVLAFINREHLFGLGFGIVDMHLLASTLITQGARLWTLDKQLDMLAERFGVTRRMERTE; from the coding sequence GTGAGCGGCATCCTTGTCGATGCCTCGGTGTGGGTGGATCACTTCCGCCACGGTAACGACTCGCTCATCCAGCTTCTGGATAGCGACCTCGTACTGATCCACCCGCTGATCATCGGCGAACTGGCCTGCGGCACCCCACCAAGCCGCGCGCAAACACTGACCGACCTCGCCAGCCTGCAGCCCGCCCGTCAGGCCAGTGCGGCCGAAGTGCTGGCATTCATCAACCGAGAACACCTGTTCGGCCTCGGCTTCGGCATCGTAGACATGCACCTGCTCGCCTCTACCTTGATCACGCAAGGCGCCAGATTGTGGACACTGGACAAGCAACTGGACATGCTGGCGGAGCGGTTCGGCGTGACTCGTCGAATGGAGCGCACTGAGTGA
- a CDS encoding PaaI family thioesterase, which produces MPPLVAPDDDSAPAGFTPRVLRGPFFGGRTVFTGNAGHTDHFTFRITGDDCNRLGITHGGVIATLADIFIVGFIAAQLPSDTRMVTASLSVDYLGPSTAGDWLVGRIHAHRIGRRQCVASGEFRVGDRTIALIKASCAILSDA; this is translated from the coding sequence ATGCCACCGCTCGTCGCGCCTGACGACGACAGCGCGCCAGCGGGTTTCACGCCGCGCGTGCTGCGCGGCCCGTTCTTCGGCGGCCGCACGGTATTCACCGGTAACGCAGGGCACACGGATCACTTCACGTTCCGCATAACCGGTGACGACTGCAACCGGCTGGGCATCACGCACGGCGGCGTCATCGCCACGCTGGCCGACATTTTCATCGTCGGCTTCATCGCCGCGCAGCTGCCGTCAGATACCCGGATGGTGACGGCCAGCCTGTCCGTCGACTACCTCGGCCCGAGCACGGCGGGCGACTGGCTGGTCGGCCGCATTCATGCGCACCGCATCGGCCGTCGGCAATGCGTCGCATCGGGCGAATTTCGCGTCGGCGACCGCACGATCGCACTGATCAAGGCGAGCTGCGCCATCCTGTCGGATGCGTGA
- a CDS encoding PEP-CTERM sorting domain-containing protein: protein MDNVLGAVLARRCPAHSSSCADAHHHFSHHIRITVMLLFKKLALTSALVISCGLTQAATPTVAYEFTESFVGNVTYDWNTFPMERYEDFVLAPEGSDLPSLLQSATQHTFTPFYAPASGQTYCYDEGGCALTGGNAHGSYTGLYWVDYFKEIAGSNTVYEYAGWFEYTGGTGVFEGITGGGTFIGRETYPSPFDQVLSKTVQGNFALPVPEPETWALMVAGLALVAGMLRRVRMPI, encoded by the coding sequence ATGGACAACGTCCTTGGTGCAGTACTTGCTAGACGCTGTCCCGCGCATTCGTCGTCATGCGCCGACGCGCATCACCATTTCTCACACCACATCCGGATAACAGTCATGCTCCTTTTCAAGAAGCTCGCCCTTACCTCAGCGTTGGTTATCAGCTGCGGACTGACGCAAGCCGCGACCCCGACCGTCGCCTACGAATTCACCGAGTCCTTCGTCGGCAATGTGACCTATGACTGGAACACATTTCCCATGGAGCGTTACGAAGACTTCGTCCTCGCGCCGGAGGGCAGCGATCTGCCGTCACTGCTGCAGAGCGCGACGCAACACACCTTCACGCCCTTCTACGCGCCGGCTTCCGGTCAAACTTACTGTTATGACGAAGGCGGTTGCGCGCTGACCGGCGGCAACGCGCACGGCAGCTACACCGGCCTGTACTGGGTGGACTATTTCAAGGAGATAGCCGGCAGCAACACCGTGTACGAATACGCCGGCTGGTTCGAATACACCGGCGGAACAGGCGTGTTCGAAGGCATCACGGGTGGCGGCACCTTCATCGGCCGGGAAACCTATCCCTCTCCCTTTGACCAGGTCCTCAGCAAGACGGTACAGGGCAACTTCGCTCTGCCGGTGCCCGAGCCGGAAACCTGGGCATTGATGGTGGCCGGACTGGCCCTCGTTGCCGGCATGTTGCGCCGGGTGCGGATGCCGATCTGA
- a CDS encoding MAPEG family protein, whose protein sequence is MSPSLLAMLLYATLTLLLLVAIAALRTTLVVTRQRAADAFTPAGDDVSPFSGRLCRAHANCCENLPVFAALVLAAALSGHAGITDSTALWVFAARVGQTVTHLSSGRRRAIRLRFLFMLVQIALLTSWVVRLLWVSVQ, encoded by the coding sequence ATGTCGCCCTCACTGCTTGCCATGCTGCTGTACGCCACCCTGACGCTGCTGCTGTTGGTGGCGATCGCGGCATTGCGCACCACCCTGGTCGTCACGCGCCAGCGTGCGGCCGACGCGTTCACCCCGGCCGGCGATGATGTGTCGCCCTTTTCCGGCCGGCTGTGCCGGGCTCACGCGAACTGCTGCGAGAACCTGCCGGTGTTTGCAGCGCTGGTCCTTGCCGCTGCGCTGAGCGGCCACGCCGGCATCACCGACTCGACGGCCCTGTGGGTGTTCGCCGCCCGTGTCGGCCAGACGGTGACCCACCTGAGTTCGGGTCGGCGCCGGGCGATCCGCCTGCGCTTCCTGTTCATGCTGGTCCAGATCGCGCTGCTGACGTCGTGGGTCGTGCGTCTGCTGTGGGTGTCCGTGCAATGA
- a CDS encoding GlxA family transcriptional regulator — protein sequence MKTAVLILPGVLDISLGITLDVMNTANRLCVLAKRPALFDITLAGSGRRRERSGSGLEVGPLERMADLPPPELLLLPGANRASRSELEDWLATREVMKAMDRAGDWLDAGTQVAASCVSTFALAQAGLLDGRVATTSWWLAPWFRERFPRVDLDMARMVVRDGAISTAGAALAQADLMLSLVARHGSEELARSCARFLMLDHRVSQSQYAIASHLVSQTPTLQRADHWLQARLGEPVTLALLAEALHMTPRTLSRHFASAVGMSPIRYVQKLRVERATQLLETGLASIESVAAQVGYADASMLRKLLRRERGLSPRRVRPQSRGPAAQG from the coding sequence ATGAAAACCGCCGTACTCATCCTGCCCGGCGTGCTCGACATCAGTCTGGGCATCACGCTCGACGTGATGAACACCGCCAATCGCCTGTGCGTGCTCGCGAAGCGGCCTGCCCTGTTCGACATCACGCTGGCCGGCAGCGGACGACGGCGCGAGCGCAGCGGCTCCGGGCTCGAAGTCGGGCCGCTCGAACGCATGGCCGATCTGCCACCGCCCGAACTGCTGCTGTTGCCGGGTGCCAATCGCGCCTCGCGCAGCGAGCTCGAAGACTGGCTGGCGACCCGCGAGGTCATGAAGGCCATGGACCGGGCGGGCGACTGGCTCGACGCCGGCACGCAGGTGGCGGCGTCCTGCGTCAGCACCTTCGCGCTCGCGCAGGCCGGTCTGCTCGACGGCCGCGTCGCCACGACGAGCTGGTGGCTGGCGCCCTGGTTCCGCGAGCGCTTTCCGCGCGTCGACCTCGACATGGCGCGCATGGTGGTGCGTGACGGCGCGATCAGCACGGCCGGCGCCGCGCTGGCTCAGGCTGATCTGATGCTCTCGCTGGTGGCCCGCCACGGTTCGGAGGAACTGGCGCGCAGCTGCGCCCGCTTCCTGATGCTGGATCACCGCGTGTCGCAGAGCCAGTACGCCATCGCCTCGCATCTGGTCAGTCAGACCCCCACGCTGCAGCGCGCCGACCACTGGCTGCAGGCGCGCCTCGGCGAACCGGTCACGCTCGCCCTGCTGGCCGAGGCGCTGCACATGACACCGCGCACGCTGAGCCGGCACTTCGCATCGGCGGTCGGCATGTCGCCGATCCGGTACGTGCAGAAATTGCGCGTCGAGCGCGCGACACAACTGCTCGAAACCGGGCTGGCATCGATCGAGTCGGTCGCCGCGCAAGTGGGGTACGCAGACGCGTCGATGCTGCGCAAGCTGCTGCGCCGCGAACGAGGCTTGTCGCCACGCCGGGTCAGACCGCAGTCACGCGGGCCCGCTGCACAGGGCTGA
- a CDS encoding DUF4238 domain-containing protein — protein MSPVDFCVRNHYVPEHYLKRWAAGTPKVWTYRLLVPHANVRSWKQHSIETIAKREHLYTRLRDGRDSDEMERWFSIDFESPANVVIEKILVGRAVSPTEWRRLARFVALQDVRTPARMTEIVNRAAEYLPSMLEEVLEGAVKDLAMMPENRPALRIGEDSESVSIPISMRTEFKPGARTGKLILETIAGRAYWLYAIEMLLTKTVKCLEEHRWTVVRPPDGMKWLTSDNPVVKLNYYGDETFDLGGGWGRDGSEIFLPLSPDCLLYTHVGRKPAFRRGEKLPNNIAVKIQCLIIKNAHRYIFSEDMDPDMCMLRPSVVDREIVRSEQKSWAEFHISQTTAELDLYAKGLKTKKTGEVAG, from the coding sequence ATGTCGCCTGTTGATTTTTGCGTGCGTAATCATTATGTTCCAGAACACTATCTGAAAAGATGGGCTGCTGGTACCCCAAAAGTATGGACGTACAGATTGCTCGTGCCCCACGCTAATGTGCGCTCTTGGAAACAGCATTCAATTGAGACAATTGCAAAAAGAGAGCATCTATATACTCGGCTAAGAGATGGTAGAGATTCAGATGAGATGGAACGCTGGTTCTCCATCGATTTTGAGAGTCCCGCAAACGTCGTGATCGAAAAAATTTTAGTTGGAAGGGCTGTTTCGCCAACTGAATGGCGGCGATTGGCACGCTTCGTCGCGCTCCAGGACGTCCGTACGCCCGCGCGCATGACCGAAATAGTTAATCGCGCAGCCGAATACTTGCCTTCGATGCTCGAGGAGGTATTGGAAGGCGCAGTGAAGGACCTTGCGATGATGCCAGAGAATCGTCCGGCGTTGCGTATCGGCGAGGACTCAGAATCTGTTTCTATACCAATTTCAATGCGTACAGAATTTAAGCCTGGCGCACGAACAGGAAAGTTGATTCTCGAAACAATCGCTGGAAGAGCCTATTGGCTATATGCGATCGAGATGCTTCTAACCAAAACGGTTAAGTGTTTAGAGGAGCACCGTTGGACTGTTGTACGCCCCCCTGACGGAATGAAATGGCTAACCAGCGACAATCCGGTGGTTAAACTTAATTATTATGGAGACGAAACGTTTGATCTTGGAGGTGGTTGGGGTAGAGACGGGTCTGAAATCTTCTTGCCACTGTCGCCCGACTGCTTGCTATATACGCATGTTGGAAGAAAGCCAGCTTTTCGACGCGGTGAAAAACTGCCAAATAACATTGCAGTTAAGATTCAGTGTTTGATTATTAAAAATGCGCATCGGTATATCTTTTCGGAGGATATGGATCCTGATATGTGCATGCTTCGTCCTAGCGTCGTAGATCGCGAGATTGTTCGTTCGGAGCAAAAAAGTTGGGCCGAGTTTCATATCTCTCAGACTACAGCTGAGTTAGATCTATACGCCAAGGGGCTGAAAACTAAGAAAACAGGGGAAGTAGCGGGGTAG
- the trxC gene encoding thioredoxin TrxC: MLIVCQHCSTTNRVADERLDDQPVCARCKKPLLAAEPFALDDQTFARYVQTTELPVVVDFWADWCGPCKVMAPQYAAAAAQLPRVRFAKVDTEQAQNTAAQFRIRSIPTLLLMRGGHEIARRSGAMSAADLLRWIRSVT; the protein is encoded by the coding sequence ATGCTCATCGTGTGTCAGCACTGCAGCACGACCAACCGCGTCGCGGACGAGCGCCTCGACGATCAACCGGTGTGCGCGCGCTGCAAGAAGCCGCTGCTTGCGGCCGAACCCTTCGCGCTGGACGACCAGACCTTCGCCCGCTATGTGCAGACCACGGAATTGCCGGTAGTGGTGGACTTCTGGGCCGACTGGTGCGGCCCGTGCAAGGTCATGGCGCCGCAGTACGCCGCGGCGGCCGCGCAATTGCCCCGCGTGCGCTTTGCCAAGGTCGATACCGAACAGGCGCAGAACACCGCCGCTCAGTTCCGGATCCGCAGCATTCCCACGCTGCTTCTGATGCGGGGCGGCCATGAAATCGCACGCAGATCAGGTGCGATGAGCGCCGCGGATCTGCTGCGCTGGATTCGATCGGTGACCTGA
- a CDS encoding nuclear transport factor 2 family protein yields the protein MTTDRKTQVVALLKAIETGESAPVAVINPDRYVQHNLAVSDGLAGFGAALAALPKGSARVNTVRVFQDGDYVFTHTDYDFFGPKIGFDIFRFENGRIVEHWDNLQPTPVAPNPSRRTMIDGPTAIIDLDRTDANKKLVAAFVDDVLVNGRLDRLAGYFDGDHYRQHNPQIADGLSGLGAALESLARAGITMKYHTVHKVLGEGNFVLTVSEGEFAGKPTAFYDLFRVENGRIAEHWDTLETIPPRAEWKNGNGKF from the coding sequence ATGACCACCGACCGCAAGACTCAAGTTGTCGCCCTGCTCAAGGCAATCGAAACCGGTGAATCAGCGCCGGTCGCCGTCATCAACCCGGACCGTTACGTGCAGCACAACCTCGCCGTGTCCGACGGGCTCGCCGGATTCGGCGCCGCACTCGCCGCACTGCCCAAGGGATCGGCGCGGGTCAATACGGTGCGCGTGTTCCAGGACGGCGACTACGTGTTCACCCACACCGACTACGACTTCTTCGGCCCGAAGATCGGCTTCGACATTTTCCGCTTCGAGAATGGCCGCATCGTCGAGCACTGGGACAATCTACAGCCGACGCCTGTCGCGCCCAACCCGAGCCGGCGCACGATGATCGACGGCCCGACCGCGATCATCGACCTGGACAGGACTGACGCCAACAAGAAGCTGGTGGCGGCTTTCGTCGACGACGTCCTGGTGAACGGCCGCCTTGACCGGCTCGCCGGGTACTTCGACGGCGACCACTACCGCCAGCACAATCCGCAAATCGCCGACGGCCTGAGCGGCCTGGGTGCCGCGCTCGAAAGCCTGGCCAGGGCGGGCATCACCATGAAGTACCACACGGTGCACAAGGTGCTGGGCGAGGGCAACTTCGTGCTGACGGTCAGCGAAGGCGAGTTTGCCGGCAAGCCGACCGCGTTCTACGACCTGTTCCGGGTGGAGAACGGCAGGATTGCCGAACACTGGGATACGCTGGAAACCATTCCGCCGCGCGCCGAGTGGAAGAACGGAAACGGCAAGTTCTGA
- a CDS encoding helix-turn-helix domain-containing protein: MSTTAQVRDTHFDNARLSEIGVEVLSLDALRSRVTADRLAEAERVDFLIVLLISEGACEHLIDFQPVRLAPGAVVVVRPGQVQQWRLHPGVHGLLLLVDTRLAQLAASALADPAFQLLQIDEWPAAFVLSAEDQRDGEALTRVLERQLDRDRVDDVSARLARELFLSLMVLLSRAARIAAPARTAQERLFQRLQRDLDASATTRPTVDAIARRLRVSPSTLSRVCLDRVGMSAKAFIDRRTALEAQRLLVHTGATTTAIGEAMGFSEPTNFLKFFKRVVGMTPDSFRRRYRPSA, encoded by the coding sequence ATGAGCACGACGGCGCAGGTCCGCGATACCCATTTCGATAACGCCCGCCTGTCCGAAATCGGCGTCGAGGTGCTCAGCCTCGACGCACTTCGCAGCCGGGTGACGGCCGATCGGCTGGCCGAAGCGGAGCGCGTCGACTTCCTGATCGTTCTGCTGATCAGCGAGGGGGCCTGCGAACACCTGATCGACTTCCAGCCGGTGCGCCTGGCGCCGGGCGCCGTGGTGGTCGTGCGCCCCGGTCAGGTGCAGCAGTGGCGATTGCACCCGGGTGTGCACGGCCTGCTGTTGCTGGTGGATACCCGGCTGGCTCAACTGGCTGCCAGCGCGCTGGCCGACCCGGCCTTCCAGTTGCTGCAGATCGACGAGTGGCCGGCTGCGTTCGTGTTGTCCGCCGAGGATCAGCGCGACGGCGAAGCGCTCACCCGCGTGCTCGAACGCCAGCTCGACCGCGATCGTGTCGATGACGTCAGCGCGCGGCTGGCGCGCGAGCTGTTCCTGAGCCTGATGGTGTTGCTGAGCCGTGCCGCACGCATCGCCGCACCTGCGCGCACCGCGCAGGAACGCCTGTTCCAGCGCTTGCAGCGTGACCTGGATGCTTCGGCCACCACGCGGCCCACGGTGGACGCCATCGCCCGGCGCCTGCGGGTGTCGCCCAGCACGCTGTCGCGCGTCTGCCTCGACCGCGTCGGCATGTCTGCGAAGGCATTCATCGACCGCCGCACGGCACTCGAAGCGCAACGCCTGCTGGTGCATACCGGTGCGACGACGACGGCCATCGGCGAGGCGATGGGCTTTTCCGAACCCACCAATTTCCTCAAGTTCTTCAAGCGTGTCGTGGGCATGACACCGGATTCATTTCGACGACGCTACCGCCCGTCCGCCTGA
- a CDS encoding laminin B domain-containing protein: MTESHLRVSALALLLAASFPAHAVTSTFDTDAEGWSAQGDVERPLTWSGTDGNPGGNVFIDDLTTGGVTYFVAPAQFHGNFAGAFGTQLTFDLMQRYPGSPNQFNAEDVILQGGGLTVVYNTASNPANNAWTSYSVPLSATGWRLGNLSGSAPTDEQFLAVLSNLSSLKIRAEYQTGSDIGHLDNVSLVPEPGTAVMLLCGLGFIAFAAGRKARPAG, from the coding sequence ATGACCGAGAGCCATCTTCGCGTTTCCGCACTGGCCCTGCTTCTTGCGGCTTCATTCCCGGCGCATGCCGTCACGAGCACCTTCGACACGGATGCCGAGGGCTGGAGTGCCCAGGGCGACGTGGAACGACCCCTGACCTGGAGTGGCACCGACGGCAATCCGGGCGGCAATGTGTTCATCGACGATCTGACCACCGGGGGCGTGACCTATTTCGTGGCGCCCGCGCAGTTCCACGGCAATTTCGCTGGCGCCTTCGGAACGCAGCTGACGTTCGATCTCATGCAGCGCTACCCCGGTTCCCCCAACCAGTTCAATGCCGAAGATGTGATCCTGCAGGGCGGCGGGCTGACGGTCGTCTACAACACGGCAAGCAATCCGGCCAACAACGCATGGACCTCGTATTCGGTGCCCCTGTCGGCGACCGGATGGCGCTTGGGCAACCTGTCGGGCAGCGCGCCGACGGACGAGCAGTTCCTCGCCGTCCTGTCGAACCTGTCATCGTTGAAAATTCGTGCGGAATATCAGACGGGTTCCGACATCGGCCATCTGGACAACGTCTCCCTGGTGCCGGAACCGGGCACTGCCGTGATGCTGCTGTGCGGCCTCGGATTCATCGCATTCGCAGCAGGTCGGAAGGCGCGGCCGGCGGGCTGA
- a CDS encoding 2-hydroxychromene-2-carboxylate isomerase, with translation MNDPHLEYWFDFASPYSYLSTLRIEALARARGVKVLWRPLLLGPIFRSAGWESSPFLQQPVKFAWMWTDLARQCARHALPWRKPSQFPRNGLLPARIALANSNAPWIATFCARVFELNFVHDTDINDVEAIQRVLNELGLPAADLIAQSQSPEVKQALREQTEQAAQRGLFGAPSFFVGDALYWGNDQLEDALDATARRA, from the coding sequence ATGAACGATCCGCATCTCGAGTACTGGTTCGACTTTGCCAGTCCTTACAGCTATCTGAGCACGCTGCGCATCGAAGCGCTGGCGCGCGCGCGCGGCGTCAAAGTGCTGTGGCGCCCGCTGCTGCTCGGCCCGATCTTCCGCTCCGCCGGCTGGGAAAGTTCGCCCTTCCTGCAGCAGCCGGTCAAGTTCGCCTGGATGTGGACCGACCTCGCCCGGCAATGCGCGCGCCATGCCTTGCCCTGGCGCAAGCCGTCGCAGTTTCCGCGCAACGGCCTGCTGCCGGCGCGCATTGCGCTCGCGAACAGCAACGCGCCGTGGATCGCGACCTTCTGCGCCCGCGTGTTCGAACTGAATTTCGTGCACGACACGGACATCAACGACGTCGAAGCGATTCAGCGCGTGCTGAACGAACTTGGACTGCCGGCAGCGGACCTGATCGCGCAGTCGCAGTCGCCCGAGGTGAAGCAGGCGCTGCGCGAACAGACCGAGCAGGCGGCGCAGCGCGGGCTGTTCGGCGCGCCCAGCTTTTTCGTCGGCGACGCCCTGTACTGGGGTAACGATCAACTGGAGGACGCACTCGATGCCACCGCTCGTCGCGCCTGA
- a CDS encoding alpha/beta fold hydrolase, whose translation MSLLRLSVLLCAVLLPLCLPARAAEDRAAEDLSKLSYDARLTGYAYAFGVKFFPIVSQGQSLEMAYIHLPGEAGKPVVTLLHGKNFNADYWASTARHLQKQGYGVLMPDQIGFGKSSKPMQYQYSFPALANHTRALMTSLGIEKAIVVGHSMGGMLASRFALMFPQAVQQLVLVNPIGLENYLKYAEYKDTDFFYKAEQAQTAAGIAKYQRESYYAGEWNDRYAALTHFLVGQLQGPDKAQVAWVNALTYDMIFTQPVVTEFGDLSVPVSLIIGTRDRTGPGRGWMRAGVDYEPGRYDRLGKTAAALIPGAVLYELPDLGHMPQIENFDVFTGVLDKALAGRR comes from the coding sequence GTGTCCCTGCTGCGTCTGAGTGTCCTGCTGTGTGCGGTGCTGCTGCCGCTCTGCCTTCCTGCGCGTGCGGCTGAAGACCGTGCGGCGGAAGACCTTTCGAAGCTGTCCTACGATGCCCGGCTGACCGGCTACGCATACGCGTTCGGGGTGAAGTTCTTCCCGATCGTGTCGCAGGGTCAGTCGCTGGAAATGGCTTACATCCATCTGCCGGGCGAGGCCGGCAAGCCGGTGGTCACGCTGTTGCACGGCAAGAACTTCAACGCCGATTACTGGGCGTCCACCGCCCGCCATCTGCAGAAGCAGGGCTATGGCGTGCTGATGCCCGACCAGATCGGGTTCGGCAAGTCGTCCAAGCCGATGCAGTACCAGTATTCGTTTCCCGCGCTGGCGAATCACACCCGCGCGCTGATGACGTCGCTCGGCATCGAAAAGGCTATCGTCGTCGGGCATTCGATGGGCGGCATGCTGGCCAGTCGCTTCGCGTTGATGTTTCCGCAGGCGGTGCAGCAACTGGTGCTGGTGAACCCGATCGGCCTGGAAAACTACCTGAAGTATGCCGAGTACAAGGACACCGATTTCTTCTACAAGGCGGAGCAGGCGCAGACCGCCGCGGGCATCGCCAAATATCAGCGCGAAAGTTACTACGCCGGCGAGTGGAACGACCGCTACGCGGCGCTGACCCATTTCCTCGTCGGTCAGCTCCAGGGACCGGACAAGGCGCAGGTGGCCTGGGTCAATGCGCTGACCTACGACATGATCTTCACCCAGCCGGTCGTGACCGAATTCGGCGACCTGTCGGTGCCGGTCAGCCTGATCATCGGAACGCGCGATCGCACCGGCCCCGGTCGCGGGTGGATGAGAGCCGGCGTCGATTACGAACCGGGGCGCTACGACCGGCTAGGCAAGACGGCCGCCGCGCTGATTCCCGGCGCCGTGCTGTACGAACTGCCGGATCTGGGCCACATGCCGCAGATCGAGAATTTCGACGTGTTCACCGGGGTGCTGGACAAGGCGCTGGCCGGCCGCAGGTAG